Within Micromonospora narathiwatensis, the genomic segment CGGGGGCAGACCGTTCAGCGATGAGGAGACGCAAGTCGTGATCCGTACCCATGACGCCGGCAGCCTGCGCGCGACGGACGCCGGCACCACGGTGACGCTCGCCGGGTGGGTGGCCCGCCGGCGCGACCACGGCGGCGTCATCTTCGTCGACCTGCGCGACGGCTCGGGTGTGGCCCAGGTGGTCTTCCGCGAGGAGGACGCGCACGCGCTGCGCAACGAGTTCTGCGTGAAGGTCACCGGCGAGGTGACCCGCCGCCCCGAGGGCAACGAGAACCCGGACCTGCCCACCGGCGAGGTCGAGGTCACCGCGAGCGCGCTGGAGGTGCTCTCCGAGGCGGCGCCGCTGCCGCTGCCGGTGGACGACCAGATCGAGGCCGGCGACGACATCCGGCTCAAGTACCGCTACCTGGACCTGCGCCGCAGTGGCCCGGCGAAGGCGCTGCGGCTGCGCTCGCGGGCCAACCAGATCGCCCGGAAGGTGCTGCACGAGCGGGACTTCCTGGAGATCGAGACCCCCACCCTGACCCGCTCCACCCCGGAGGGCGCCCGCGACTTCCTGGTGCCGGTGCGGCTCCAGCCGGGCAGCTGGTACGCGCTGCCGCAGTCGCCGCAGCTGTTCAAGCAGCTGCTCATGGTCGGTGGCATGGAGCGGTACTACCAGATCGCCCGCTGCTACCGGGACGAGGACTTCCGCGCCGACCGGCAGCCCGAGTTCACCCAGCTCGACATCGAGATGTCCTTCGTCGCCGAGGACGACGTCATCGAACTCGGCGAGTCGATCGTCTCGGCGCTCTGGGCGGACCTGGCCGGCTACCGGATCCCCCGGCCGATCCCGCGGATCACCTGGCACGACGCCATGTCGCGGTACGGCTCGGACAAGCCGGACCTGCGCTACGGCGTCGAGCTGACCGAGCTGACCGACTACCTGCGCGGCACCGAGTTCCGGGTGTTCGCCGGCGCGATCGACGCGGGCGGCTACGTCGGCGCGGTGGTGATGCCGGGCGGCGCGGCGCAGAGCCGCAAGGAGCTGGACGGCTGGCAGGACTGGGCCAAGGCGCGCGGCGCGCGGGGCCTGGCGTACGTGGTGCTCGACGCGGAGACCGGCGAGGCACGCGGCCCGGTGGCCAAGAACCTCTCCGAGGCGCACCTGGCCGGCCTGGCCGACGCCGCCGGCGCCAAGCCCGGCGACGCGATCTTCTTCGCCGCCAGCAGCGACACCCGGGAGGCGCAGGAACTGCTCGGCGCGGCCCGGATCGAGATCGCCAAGCGGGCCAACCTGATCGACGAGAGCGCCTGGGCGTTCTGCTGGGTGGTCGACGCGCCGATGTTCGAGAAGACGGACGATGGCGGCTGGACGGCGGTGCACCACCCGTTCACCTCGCCGAACTCGGAGTGGGTGGACCGGTTCGAGGAGGCGCCGGACCGCGCCCTGGCCTACGCGTACGACATCGTGTGCAACGGCAACGAGATCGGCGGCGGCTCCATCCGTATCCACCGGGGCGACGTGCAGCAGCGGGTCTTCGAGCTGCTCGGCATCACCCCGGAGGAGGCGCAGGACAAGTTCGGCTTCCTGCTGGAGGCGTTCAAGTACGGCCCGCCGCCGCACGGCGGCATCGCCTTCGGCTGGGACCGGATCTGCATGCTGCTCGCCGGCGCGGACTCGATCCGCGAGGTCATCGCGTTCCCGAAGACCCGGGGCGGGTTCGACCCGCTGACCGGCGCACCGACGCCGATCACCGGGCAGCAGCGCGCCGAGGCGGGCGTCGACGCCAAGCCGAAGGCGCCGACCGGGCCGCACGCCGGCACCGCCGGCCCGGCCGCGCCGGTCGCCGACCCGACCTGATCCTGATTTGATGAAAGGCCCGCGTCACGATGGCGCGGGCCTTTCCCTTTCCGGAGGACGCATGACGCTGCTGGTGGTGGGGGCGAGCGGGTTTCTCGGCGCCGAGGTCTGCCGGCAGGCGGTCGCGGCGGGCGGTCGGGTCGTCGGCACGTACCACTCGGCGGCCGTCACGGTCCCCGGGGTCGCGCCACGCCGGCTCGACGTCACCGACCGCGCCGCCGTGCGCGCGCTGCTGACCGAGGTACGCCCCGACGCCGTGATCAGCACCCCGTACCGGTTCGACGACTGGACGGTCACCGCCGACGGCGCGGCCCACGTCGCGTACGCCGCCGCCGAGGTGGGGGCGCGGCTGGTGCACCTGTCCAGCGACGCGCTGCACGGCGGGCGGCCGGCACCCTATCTCGATGACGAGGTCCCCACCCCGATCTATGCGTACGGGGCGGCGAAGGCGGCAGCGGAGACCTCGGTCCGGGCAATCGACCCGGGCGCGGTACTGGTGCGGACCTCGCTGATCGTGGGGGAGGGCAGCAAACAGATCGCGCTCTGCCACGACGCGCTCGCCGGCCGGGCGACCCTGTTCAGCGACGAGCTTCGCTGCCCGATCGACGTGTCGGAGCTGGCCGCTGCCGTGCTGGAACTGGTGCCCGCCGACTACGCCGGCCCGCTCAACGTGGCCGGGCCGGACCCGGTGAGCCGCGCCGAGCTGGGTCTCCTGGTCGCCCGGCAGTCCGGGCTCGACCCGGCTGGACTGAAGACCACGACCGCCGTCGCCGCCGGGGTGCAGCGCCCCGCCGAGGTACGCCTCGACTCCTCCCGCGCCGCCGGCCTGCTGCGTACCCGGCTGCGCGGGGTCACCGAACTCCTCGCTCCCTGAGCCTCGCCGCGTCGACGGTCGGATCATGCACACTTCCTATGCACAACTCTTGTGCATAGGAAGTGTGCACAGATATTGTGCATCCATGGGGAACGACGAAAGATCCACGCCGCGCGCCGTGCGGCTCTCTCACCAGCAGGTGCGCGTCCTGGCGCACCCCCTGCGCACGCGGCTGCTCGGCGCGCTGCGGGTCAAGGGGCCGGCGACCGCCACCAAGCTCGCCGAACTGCTCGGCACCAACACCGGAGCGACCAGCTATCACCTGCGCCAGCTCGCCGAGGTCGGCCTCGTCACGGAGGACCCGGACCTCGGCACCGGCCGGCAACGCTGGTGGCGGGCCGGGCACGACGTCACCAACTGGGAGAACACCGACTTCGACGACGACCCGGACGCCCGTGCCGCGATCGACTGGATCCAGGGAAACCAGGTCCGGCACTTCGTCGAGCATGCCGAGAAGTGGTTCGCCGTCCAGCACGAGTGGTCGCCCACCTGGCGGAACGCCTTCGGGATGGGCGACATCTTCATGACCATCCCGTCGACCCGACTCGATGCGCTCAAGGCCGAGGTTTGGCAGATCCTCGACCGCTACCGCAGCGAGGCCGATCCCGACGAGCCCGGCGCGGAGCAGGTGCAGATATTCCTCGCCACCCTGCCGCTGCTGGCGGACCTGCGGCTCGCCATGCCGCTGCCCGAGGAGGAGCGATGAGCGCCCTGTCCGTACGCCAGGTCCGGTTCCGCTACCTCACCCTCTACGGCCTGCGCTGGCTGCCCAGCGGCCTGATGATGCCGGTGATGATCCTGCTGATGCAGGAGCGCGGCCTCTCGCTGTCCCAGATCGGCCTGGTCGCTACCGCGCAGGGCCTGGTCGTCCTCGCGTTGGAACTGCCCACCGGTGGCTTCGCCGACGCGCTCGGCCGCAAGCCGGTCCTCGCCGCCGCCTGGGTGATCGGCCTGATCTCGCTGGTCATCTTCGCGGTGGCCGACTCGTTCTGGCTCTTCTTCCTGGTCTGGGCGTTGCAGGGCGTCTACCGGGCGCTTGACAGCGGCCCCCTGGAGTCCTGGTACGTCGACGCCACCCTCGCCGCCGACCCCGACGCCGAGTACGAGCGCGGTCTCGGCCACGCCGGCACCGTCATCGGGCTCGCGATCGGCGCCGGCGCGCTGCTCGGCGGCGGTCTGGTCGCGCTCGGCCCGGTCGGGCCGGTCAGCGCGCTGACCCTGCCCGTGCTGGTGGCCATCGTCCTGCACGTCGTCTCGCTGGTCGCCCTGTTCGTGCTGCTGGCCGAGACCCGACCGGCCACCGGGGCCGCGGCGCTGCGCGCCTCGGTGGTCGAGGCGCCCCGGATGGTCGGACAGGCGATCGGCCTGCTGCGCCGCTCGCGGGTGCTGCTCGCCCTGGTCGCCGTCGAGCTGTTCTGGGGCTTCGGCATGGTCACCTTCGAGTCGCTGTTGCCGATCCGCCTCTCCGAGGTGGTCGGGAACGCCGACCGGGCGGCGGCGCTGCTCGGCCCGGCCGGCTCGGCGGCCTGGCTGGCCAACGCGGCCGGCGCCGCGCTCACCCCGTTGCTGCTGCGCCGGCTGGGCGCCGCGCCCGCCGCCGCGCTCCTGCGGGTGCTCCAGGGCGTGACCGTGGTCGGCATGGGCCTGCTGGCCGGCCCGGTCGGCGTGCTCGTCGCCTACCTGGCCTGCTACACCGTGCACGGCGCGTCCAACCCGCTGCACATGGGGCTGCTGCACCGGCAGGTCGACGGGCCGTACCGGACCAGTGTCATCTCGCTCAACTCGATGATGGGGCAACCGGCGGGCGCGCTCGGCGCGCTGGTGCTCACCACGCTGGCCGACCGCAGCAGCGTCAGCCTCGCCATGCTGGTCGGCGGGGTGGTGCTCGCGCTGGCCGCGCCGCTCTACCTGCCGGCCTGGCGCGCCGCCCGGAACGCCGCGCCCGCCGGTCAGCCGTCGCAGGTCGACCAGCCGGAGTCCGGTGACCGCGCCGCTGCGCCGGCTGACCTCGACGCCGCGCCGGCTCAGGCGCGCTGAGGGCGGACCTGCCAGGAGGGCCACTGCCATGCGAAATGCGTCGACAAGGGCTCCCTCCACTCCCTCAGCCGAGATGGACCGAGGTGCGGGGTTCGGTGTCGGTGTAGCCGAGCCGGCGGTAGAGCCGGATCGCCCCGACGTTGTCGGTGTAGACGCCGAGCGCCACGTGGTCGTACCGGGCGAAGAGGGCGCGGGTCATTCCGGCGGTGAGCGCCGCGCCGAGGCCCCGCCCACGCCGGTCGGTCGCCACGGTGAGACCGGCGAGGAAGCCGACGTCGCCCCGGCTGCGGTCCGCCCCGCAGGCGACGAGGCGGTCGCCGTCGTGGATGCCGTACCAGTCGACGATCCGCGGGTCGCCGGGACGGGAGGTGGTGGTCGGGAAGGACTCTGGGAGCAACCAGCCCACCGCCCCGTCCCGTCGCCACCCGTGCGCGTCGTGGTCCCGCCACAGCGCGTGCCGGGCGTACGGGTGGTGACCGGTGGCGGCGAGCAGGGTGTCCCGCCCCGCCAGGACCTGGTCGGCAGTGATCATGCGACCAGCCTACGAGAGGAGAACTCGTGAGCCCGATCCGATCCGTACGCCCGGCACACCTGTCCGGCCCGCGCTGCCTGCTGCGCGAGTGGGTGGACTCCGACGCGGAGGCGCTGCACGCGCTGACCAACGAGCCGCAGGTCGCCGACCGTATGTTGGACGAACATCCGCCCTCGCCGGCCGAGGTCCGCGCCGTCCTGCCGGCCTGGCGGGACGCGGCCGGCGGCGAGCCGCGGCTGGCGTACCACCTGGCCGCGGTCGCGCGGGACCGGCTGGTGGGCCTGGGCACGCTGACCGTGACGAGCCCGGAGCACCGGCGTGGGGAGATCGGCTACGTGGTCCACCCGGGGCACTGGGGGCAGGGCCTCGGCACCGAGGTGGCCGGCCTGCTGCTGCGCCTCGCCTTCGAACAGGTGGGCCTGCACCGGGTGGAGGCGACCACCCGACCGGACCACCCCGCCTCGTGGCGGGTGCTGGAGAAGGTCGGGATGCGGCGGGAAGGGCTCAGCCGCGACCACCTCTTCGTCCGGGGACGCTGGTGGGACTCGGTGCGATACGCCGTACTCGCCACCGACCGGTGACGACGCCGGCCGGTTCCACCGTGGAGATTGACGAGCGGACCGATCGGGTACATCCGTCGCCGACCCTGCTGGGACCCCCACCGGAGGAGTGACCATGTTCGCCACGCTCGCGGCCATCGTGTTCGGCTTCGCGCTGCTGCTCGACTTCCTGAACACCAACCTCGGCGCCCCCGACCTGTTCAACGTGCACACTCTCATGCTCATCGGCCTCCTGCTGCTCGCCCTGCACCTGGCCGGATTCGGCAGCGGCCGGGGCCGCTGGTACCGGGGCCGGCGCCCGGGTCGTGGCTGACCGGAACGGATCATCGCGGGCCGAGCCGCGGCGCGATTCCGGCGTCGTCGGCCCGGCCCGGTACTGTTCTCGTGATGCAGTCCGACGCCCTCTTCACCCTCGGCGAGCCCGGCGGAGCGCCCAGCGCCCCCGCGGGCTCCGCCGGCCTGGACGGGTTCACCGCCGCGCACGCGGACTCGCCCCTGCCCGTCCGGATGCGGCCGGCGAGCATCGACGAGCTCGTCGGGCAGGACCACCTGCTCGCCCCCGGCGCGCCGCTGCGCCAGCTGGTCGAGGGTGCGGCGCCGATGTCGGTGATCCTCTGGGGGCCACCGGGCAGCGGCAAGACGACCATCGCGCACCTGGTGGCCCGGGCCACCGACCGCCGCTTCGTGGCGATGTCCGCGCTGACGGCCGGCGTGAAGGACGTCCGCGCGGTGATCGACACCGCCCGCCGGCAGCGGCGTGCGGGCGGCCCGCCGACCGTGCTCTTCATCGACGAGGTGCACCGGTTCAGCAAGACCCAGCAGGACTCGCTGCTCGCCGCGGTGGAGGACCGGACGGTCACGCTGCTCGCGGCGACCACCGAGAATCCGTACTTCTCGGTCATCTCGCCGCTGCTGTCCCGCTGCGTGCTGCTCACCCTCCAGGCGCTGGACGACGACGCGGTGCGTGGCCTGCTGCGCCGCGCGGTCGCCGACGAGCGCGGGCTGGGCGACGCGCTTGCCCTGGAGACCGGGGCGGAGGACCATCTCGTCCGCCTCGCCGGCGGCGACGTACGCAAGGCACTGACCGCCCTGGAGGCGGCGGCCGCCACCGCCACCGCGCTCGGCACCGGGCGCATCGACCTGGCCACCGCCGAGCAGGCCGTCGACGTCGCGGCCGTCCGGTACGACCGGGACGGCGACGCCCACTACGACGTGACCAGCGCGTTCATCAAGAGCATGCGCGGCTCGGACGTGGACGCGGCGCTGCACTGGCTGGCCCGCATGCTGGTGGCCGGTGAGGACGCCCGGTTCGTCGCCCGGCGGCTGGTCATCTTCGCCAGCGAGGACGTCGGCATGGCCGATCCCGTCGCGCTCACCGTCGCCACCGCCGCCGCGCACGCCGTCGAGTACGTCGGGCTGCCCGAGGCCCAGCTCAACCTGGCCCAGGCGGTGATCCACCTGGCTACCGCCCCGAAGTCCAACTCGGCCACCACGGCGATCGGCGCGGCCATCGCCGACGTGCGCGCCGGCCGGGGCGGGCCGGTGCCGCGGGCCCTGCGCGACGCCCACTACGCCGGCGCCCGTGGTCTCGGGCACGGCACCGGCTACCGCTACCCGCACGACGACCACCGTGGCGTGGTGACCCAGCAGTACGCTCCGGACGATCTCGTCGGGACCGACTACTACCGGCCCAGCGGCCACGGCGCGGAACGCGCGGTGGCCGGCCGGCTGCCGCTGCTGCGCCGGATCGTGCGCGGGCTGCCGGCACCGGCGGTCCGCGAGGAGGCCGGCACACCGGTGGCCGTGCCCGCCGGTCGTCCGGCCGGCGCGGAGCAGGGCAACGGGGTGAACGAGGGCGGCGACGACGCCGTCGAGGAGGGTCAGCAGTGATGGCGCGTGGTCCGGAGCGGCCGGAGGACGGCCCCGACGAGCGGCACGACCGGAGCGCCAAGGGCCGCCGGTGGGGGCGGGGCAGAGCCGAGGCCGAGCCGGACGAGGCGACCGTCGGCGAGGAGTTCGGCTGGATCGACGACCTGCGTACGGCCAAGCAGCAGCGCGCCGACCTCGGCCCGGACGCCGACGGCCCCGCCGCCGCCCCGCCGCCGCGTGGCGGTCCGCCCGCCGCCGGTCCGGGGCCGCGATCGGGCCCGCCCGCCCCCGTGCCGCCGCGCGGCCCCCAGCCCGGTCAGCCCGGTCCGGTGCCCGGTCAGCCGGGTCCGGTCGGGCCGGGTGCCCGGCGCGGTCCGGCCGACGCCGGACCGGCATCGCCCCCGGTACGCCCCAACGGGCCCGATCCGGCGGCGGCCCGCCGCCGCCCGGTCGACGGGCCCTGGCCCGGTACGCCCGAGCCGCCCCGGCAACCCGGCGAGCCGTCCCGGCCGCCACGCCGGGGCCCGGACGCGCCCACCGGGCAGCAGAGCCTTCTTCCACCGGCCGCCGGTCGGCCGGGCGACGCGCCTCGGGTGGCCCCGCCCGGATCGGCCCCGCCGCCGGGATCGGCGCCGGATCGTGCCCGGGGCGGGCAGGTGCCCGGGCCCGGCTGGCAGCCGCCCGGTCCCGCCGTGCCACCCACTCCGCGCGGCCGGCACGGCAGCGGCGGAGCGCCCACCGGCCCGTACGCCGAGGGGGCAGCCCCGGCCGGACGACCCGGGTCGGGTGGCGGCCGGCGGTCCGTGCCCGACGAGGTCGAGGCGCGCCCGGTCTCCGGGGCCGGCCGGCGGGCCGCCGCCGAGCCCGCTGCCGGCCGGGTCACCGTGCCGTCGGCATCCGGCGCGGCCGGTCCGCCCGGTGCCGGCCACCCCGGCGTCGACCCGGTGACCGGCGTCCCGGGTCCGGGCGCCCCCGAGCCCCGGCGCCGCCGCGGCGCCGCGGAGCCCGGCCCCTCCGCCGGCCCGTCCGGGATGGACGGTCCCGCCGGGCCGGGCGGTCGACGCCGGGCCGGCGAGCCCGACCAGCCGGCGGCGGTGCCGCGCAGCGGGAACGCCCCGCCGGTCCCGGGTGTCCCGTCCGACGCGTCCCCCGGCCGTCGGGTGGAGGGCCCGGGCATGCCGACGGCGCGGCGCGCCACCCCCGATGCTCCGGCCGGTCGCCGCGCCGCTCCGGACGACGCCGCGACGTCGACCGGTCGCCCGGCTGGTCGCGACGGGGCGGTGCCGGCCGGCCGCCGGGCGGCTGCCCAGGATCCGGGTGCGCGGGGTGGCCGCCGGGCCGCGCCCGACGACGAACCGACCGCGGCCGGCCGCCGAGCCGTCCCCGACGACGAACCGACCGCAGCCGGCCGCCGAGCCGTCCCCGACGACGAACCGACCGCGGCCGGTCGTCGGGCCGTCCCAGAGGCGCCGGGCGCGCGGCGGTCCGCCGGCGAGGCGCCGCAGACCCCGGGCCCGCGCCGCGCGGCCCGCGAGGAGACCGAGGAC encodes:
- the aspS gene encoding aspartate--tRNA ligase; the encoded protein is MIRTHDAGSLRATDAGTTVTLAGWVARRRDHGGVIFVDLRDGSGVAQVVFREEDAHALRNEFCVKVTGEVTRRPEGNENPDLPTGEVEVTASALEVLSEAAPLPLPVDDQIEAGDDIRLKYRYLDLRRSGPAKALRLRSRANQIARKVLHERDFLEIETPTLTRSTPEGARDFLVPVRLQPGSWYALPQSPQLFKQLLMVGGMERYYQIARCYRDEDFRADRQPEFTQLDIEMSFVAEDDVIELGESIVSALWADLAGYRIPRPIPRITWHDAMSRYGSDKPDLRYGVELTELTDYLRGTEFRVFAGAIDAGGYVGAVVMPGGAAQSRKELDGWQDWAKARGARGLAYVVLDAETGEARGPVAKNLSEAHLAGLADAAGAKPGDAIFFAASSDTREAQELLGAARIEIAKRANLIDESAWAFCWVVDAPMFEKTDDGGWTAVHHPFTSPNSEWVDRFEEAPDRALAYAYDIVCNGNEIGGGSIRIHRGDVQQRVFELLGITPEEAQDKFGFLLEAFKYGPPPHGGIAFGWDRICMLLAGADSIREVIAFPKTRGGFDPLTGAPTPITGQQRAEAGVDAKPKAPTGPHAGTAGPAAPVADPT
- a CDS encoding sugar nucleotide-binding protein, coding for MTLLVVGASGFLGAEVCRQAVAAGGRVVGTYHSAAVTVPGVAPRRLDVTDRAAVRALLTEVRPDAVISTPYRFDDWTVTADGAAHVAYAAAEVGARLVHLSSDALHGGRPAPYLDDEVPTPIYAYGAAKAAAETSVRAIDPGAVLVRTSLIVGEGSKQIALCHDALAGRATLFSDELRCPIDVSELAAAVLELVPADYAGPLNVAGPDPVSRAELGLLVARQSGLDPAGLKTTTAVAAGVQRPAEVRLDSSRAAGLLRTRLRGVTELLAP
- a CDS encoding ArsR/SmtB family transcription factor, which gives rise to MGNDERSTPRAVRLSHQQVRVLAHPLRTRLLGALRVKGPATATKLAELLGTNTGATSYHLRQLAEVGLVTEDPDLGTGRQRWWRAGHDVTNWENTDFDDDPDARAAIDWIQGNQVRHFVEHAEKWFAVQHEWSPTWRNAFGMGDIFMTIPSTRLDALKAEVWQILDRYRSEADPDEPGAEQVQIFLATLPLLADLRLAMPLPEEER
- a CDS encoding MFS transporter; amino-acid sequence: MSALSVRQVRFRYLTLYGLRWLPSGLMMPVMILLMQERGLSLSQIGLVATAQGLVVLALELPTGGFADALGRKPVLAAAWVIGLISLVIFAVADSFWLFFLVWALQGVYRALDSGPLESWYVDATLAADPDAEYERGLGHAGTVIGLAIGAGALLGGGLVALGPVGPVSALTLPVLVAIVLHVVSLVALFVLLAETRPATGAAALRASVVEAPRMVGQAIGLLRRSRVLLALVAVELFWGFGMVTFESLLPIRLSEVVGNADRAAALLGPAGSAAWLANAAGAALTPLLLRRLGAAPAAALLRVLQGVTVVGMGLLAGPVGVLVAYLACYTVHGASNPLHMGLLHRQVDGPYRTSVISLNSMMGQPAGALGALVLTTLADRSSVSLAMLVGGVVLALAAPLYLPAWRAARNAAPAGQPSQVDQPESGDRAAAPADLDAAPAQAR
- a CDS encoding GNAT family N-acetyltransferase, producing the protein MITADQVLAGRDTLLAATGHHPYARHALWRDHDAHGWRRDGAVGWLLPESFPTTTSRPGDPRIVDWYGIHDGDRLVACGADRSRGDVGFLAGLTVATDRRGRGLGAALTAGMTRALFARYDHVALGVYTDNVGAIRLYRRLGYTDTEPRTSVHLG
- a CDS encoding GNAT family N-acetyltransferase; this translates as MSPIRSVRPAHLSGPRCLLREWVDSDAEALHALTNEPQVADRMLDEHPPSPAEVRAVLPAWRDAAGGEPRLAYHLAAVARDRLVGLGTLTVTSPEHRRGEIGYVVHPGHWGQGLGTEVAGLLLRLAFEQVGLHRVEATTRPDHPASWRVLEKVGMRREGLSRDHLFVRGRWWDSVRYAVLATDR
- a CDS encoding replication-associated recombination protein A — its product is MQSDALFTLGEPGGAPSAPAGSAGLDGFTAAHADSPLPVRMRPASIDELVGQDHLLAPGAPLRQLVEGAAPMSVILWGPPGSGKTTIAHLVARATDRRFVAMSALTAGVKDVRAVIDTARRQRRAGGPPTVLFIDEVHRFSKTQQDSLLAAVEDRTVTLLAATTENPYFSVISPLLSRCVLLTLQALDDDAVRGLLRRAVADERGLGDALALETGAEDHLVRLAGGDVRKALTALEAAAATATALGTGRIDLATAEQAVDVAAVRYDRDGDAHYDVTSAFIKSMRGSDVDAALHWLARMLVAGEDARFVARRLVIFASEDVGMADPVALTVATAAAHAVEYVGLPEAQLNLAQAVIHLATAPKSNSATTAIGAAIADVRAGRGGPVPRALRDAHYAGARGLGHGTGYRYPHDDHRGVVTQQYAPDDLVGTDYYRPSGHGAERAVAGRLPLLRRIVRGLPAPAVREEAGTPVAVPAGRPAGAEQGNGVNEGGDDAVEEGQQ